One region of Deltaproteobacteria bacterium genomic DNA includes:
- a CDS encoding glucose-1-phosphate adenylyltransferase, which translates to MKKVLAIILGGGQGSRLYPLTKLRAKPAVPLGAKYRLIDIPISNCINSEIQKIYVLTQFNSASLNRHITRTYAMAGAGFSQGFVEVLAAQQTSEKSTWFEGTADAVRKYGNLFAEWSMDQYLILSGDHLYRMNYADFVQHHQKTKADLTLSVVAVDESRASEFGLMKIDQNGRVTAFSEKPTGEALKAMAVDTTVLGLSPQEARAKPYIASMGIYVFEKQVMHDLLSEKVERTDFGKEIIPAAIERHKVQAYLFNDYWEDIGTIEAFYDANLALTKQPEPLFSFYDEKAPIYTRERHLPPTKLLDSHVMESMVGEGCLLRECTVKKSVIGVRSRIESGSVIDSALLMGSDFYESPVERFRLLESGGIPLGVGSNSTVKKTIVDKNARIGRNVRIVNKDGVSEGGREAEGFLIKSGIVVVIKDATIPDGTII; encoded by the coding sequence GTGAAAAAAGTCCTCGCGATTATCTTGGGCGGCGGTCAGGGGAGCCGCCTCTATCCGCTAACAAAATTGCGGGCCAAGCCGGCGGTGCCGCTGGGCGCCAAGTATCGGCTGATCGACATTCCGATCAGTAACTGCATCAATTCCGAAATCCAAAAAATTTACGTGCTGACCCAGTTTAATTCGGCGTCGCTCAACCGCCACATTACGCGGACCTATGCGATGGCTGGCGCCGGTTTCTCCCAAGGCTTTGTCGAAGTGTTGGCGGCGCAGCAGACCTCTGAAAAATCCACCTGGTTCGAAGGCACCGCCGATGCCGTCCGTAAGTACGGCAACCTGTTCGCCGAATGGAGCATGGATCAGTATCTGATCCTCTCCGGCGATCATCTTTACCGCATGAACTACGCCGATTTCGTTCAGCACCATCAAAAGACCAAGGCCGATCTTACCTTGTCGGTGGTGGCCGTCGATGAAAGCCGCGCCTCGGAATTTGGCTTGATGAAAATCGACCAGAACGGTCGCGTGACTGCGTTCAGTGAGAAGCCGACAGGGGAAGCACTCAAAGCGATGGCAGTGGACACCACGGTGCTGGGTCTCTCGCCGCAGGAGGCTCGCGCGAAGCCCTACATCGCTTCCATGGGCATCTATGTCTTCGAGAAGCAGGTGATGCACGATTTGCTGAGCGAAAAGGTTGAACGCACCGATTTCGGCAAAGAGATCATTCCCGCGGCCATCGAGCGGCACAAGGTGCAGGCTTATTTGTTCAACGACTACTGGGAGGACATCGGCACTATCGAGGCCTTTTACGACGCCAATCTGGCGCTCACCAAGCAGCCAGAGCCACTGTTTAGTTTCTATGATGAAAAAGCACCGATCTACACTCGCGAGCGCCATCTGCCACCGACCAAGCTGCTCGACAGCCACGTGATGGAGTCGATGGTGGGCGAGGGCTGCCTTTTGCGAGAATGCACCGTGAAGAAATCGGTCATCGGCGTGCGCTCGCGCATCGAAAGCGGCTCTGTGATCGACAGCGCTTTGCTGATGGGCTCGGATTTCTATGAGTCGCCGGTGGAACGTTTTCGCTTGCTGGAAAGCGGCGGTATTCCGCTGGGAGTCGGGAGCAACTCGACGGTCAAGAAAACCATCGTCGATAAAAATGCCCGCATCGGTCGCAACGTCCGGATTGTCAACAAAGACGGGGTTAGCGAGGGTGGCCGCGAGGCAGAAGGGTTCCTCATCAAGAGCGGTATCGTGGTCGTCATTAAGGACGCCACGATTCCAGACGGCACGATCATTTGA
- a CDS encoding J domain-containing protein → MAEPNYYQTLGLQRGASNDDIRKAYRKLARKYHPDVNPGNKEAEAKFKELSVAYDVLGDDNKRKLYDEFGAAGLAAGFDPAQARRYQQAQQQWSRQGMGNGDEFSPEGFGDLFSHIFSGGMHGARGPARGSDIESTIDIDFLDAVRGFQTALSLQRAVSCESCHGSGKKGRADCPTCAGTGRLVRSDTLRVNIPPGAEPGKKIRLRGKGQAGLRGAPAGDLYLTPRIRPHPLFTRSGPDLMMDLPITVGEALRGSTIDVPTPSGTINVKVPAGAQNGQQLRIKGKGVAAHGQTAAGDLYLRLMVRVPQGALASDVVDKIDAAYAADVRKDLRL, encoded by the coding sequence ATGGCGGAGCCTAACTATTATCAAACCCTCGGTTTACAGCGCGGCGCATCGAACGATGACATCCGCAAGGCTTATCGTAAACTGGCACGCAAGTACCATCCCGACGTCAATCCCGGCAACAAAGAGGCGGAGGCCAAGTTCAAAGAGCTGTCAGTCGCCTACGATGTCCTAGGCGACGATAATAAACGTAAGCTGTACGACGAGTTCGGTGCGGCCGGCCTAGCTGCGGGCTTCGACCCAGCGCAAGCGCGCCGCTATCAGCAAGCGCAGCAGCAGTGGTCGCGGCAGGGAATGGGCAATGGCGACGAATTCTCACCCGAGGGCTTCGGTGACTTGTTCAGTCATATCTTTAGCGGCGGCATGCATGGCGCGCGTGGTCCCGCACGCGGGTCCGATATTGAGTCGACGATAGATATCGACTTTCTCGACGCCGTGCGCGGTTTTCAAACTGCGCTCTCTTTGCAACGGGCGGTCAGCTGCGAGAGCTGCCACGGCAGCGGCAAGAAAGGCAGAGCCGATTGTCCGACTTGTGCCGGCACGGGGCGGCTGGTGCGCTCCGATACCTTGCGAGTTAACATCCCGCCTGGCGCCGAGCCAGGCAAGAAGATTCGTCTGCGCGGCAAAGGGCAGGCTGGTCTACGAGGCGCGCCGGCCGGCGACCTATACTTAACACCGCGGATTCGACCGCACCCGTTGTTCACGCGCTCAGGTCCGGACCTCATGATGGATTTACCGATCACTGTCGGCGAAGCGTTGCGCGGTTCCACCATCGATGTGCCCACGCCCAGCGGCACTATCAATGTGAAGGTACCTGCGGGCGCGCAAAACGGTCAGCAACTCCGTATCAAAGGCAAGGGTGTCGCGGCCCACGGCCAAACCGCGGCGGGCGACCTCTACCTGCGCCTGATGGTTCGGGTGCCGCAGGGGGCGCTTGCCAGCGATGTCGTGGACAAGATCGATGCGGCCTACGCCGCCGACGTGCGCAAAGATCTGCGCTTATAG